Part of the Cellulomonas taurus genome, GCCCATGCTCATCAGCACCGAGGAGACGACCAGGTCGATCACCAGGAACGGGATGAAGATGACGAAGCCGATGATGAACGCGGACCGCAGCTCGGAGAGCATGAAGGCCGGGATCAGGGTCAGCATCGGCACGGTGTCCGGCGACTCCGGGTTCGCCTGGTCGGCGGCCCGGGTGATCAGCGCCAGGTCCTCCTGGCGGGTGTGCCCCAGCATGTAGTCGCGCAGCGGCGCGGAGCCCGCGTCGATGGCCTGCTGGAAGTCCAGGGTGCCGTCCAGGTAGGGCTGGACACCGAGGTCGTTGACCTGGCTGAGCACCGGCGCCATCACGAACAGGGACAGGAACAGCGCGAGCCCGGCGATCACCTGGTTCGGCGGGACGCCCTGCAGTCCGAGGGCGTTCCGGGTCAGGGACAGCACCACGAAGATCTTGGTGAACGCGGTCATCATCAGCAGCAGCGAGGGCGCGATGGACAACAGCGTGATGCCGATCAGCACCACCACGGAGCTGGACGGCGTGCCGTTCACCCCGTTGACCGACACCGAGACCTGGCCGGTGCCCGGGTCGGTGGGCAGAGCCGGGGCCGCGGGGGCGGCCGGGTCGGCGGGCGGCACCGGGGCGGCGTGACCGGCGGTGGCCGCCAGGGTCAGCAGCAGCAGGGCGACCAGCAGGGCACCGGCGGCGATCAGGACCAGGCGCGGGGCGCGACGACGGGCGGCGATCCGCAGCTCACCGGTCAGGACGGTGGCGCTCATCGCCGCACCGTCCGCTCCCGCAGGGCGGAGACCGCCTGCTTCCAGGTGGACGGCGCCAGGATCGAGCCGTCCAGGGATCCACCGCTGGCGGCGACCGGAGCCGGGGAGCTGTCCAGGTCGACGTCGGCGAGCTGGGAACCGGCCAGACCGGGGATGGCCCGGTGCTCGCCGGCCGAGCGCTGGGCGGGGACCGCGGACGGCATCAGCCGGGCGGCACTGGTCAGCGCGGAGTTCGCCGCCACCAGGGCCACGGCGGCCGCGGTGGTCGGGTCGGTGCCGACGGCGGCGGTCGCCGGAGCATCCGACTCGGCCTGCGCGGCGGCCAACGTCTGCGCGAAGTCGGCCGAGGGCACGGGGGCACCGGCCGGTGCGGCCTCGACGGTCGGTACCGGCCCCGGCTTGCGCCAGGAGAACAGCGGCTTGTCCAGCCGACCCCGCACGGTGACGGGCGCGGTGACGGGCTCGGTGACGGCAGCGGCGTCCTCCGCCTCGACCGAGTCCAGCTCGCTCAGCATGGTGACCTGCTGCTCGCCGAAGCCGACCAGCAGCCGACGCTCGCCGATCGCCAGCACCGCGACGCCGGCGTGCCGGCCCAGGGCCTGACGACCGACCACCTCGATGGCGGGTCCGGCGGCGCGACGGCCGGCCT contains:
- the fliP gene encoding flagellar type III secretion system pore protein FliP (The bacterial flagellar biogenesis protein FliP forms a type III secretion system (T3SS)-type pore required for flagellar assembly.), which translates into the protein MSATVLTGELRIAARRRAPRLVLIAAGALLVALLLLTLAATAGHAAPVPPADPAAPAAPALPTDPGTGQVSVSVNGVNGTPSSSVVVLIGITLLSIAPSLLLMMTAFTKIFVVLSLTRNALGLQGVPPNQVIAGLALFLSLFVMAPVLSQVNDLGVQPYLDGTLDFQQAIDAGSAPLRDYMLGHTRQEDLALITRAADQANPESPDTVPMLTLIPAFMLSELRSAFIIGFVIFIPFLVIDLVVSSVLMSMGMMMLPPVMVSLPFKLLLFVLVDGWGLIVTALIGAATGGG
- a CDS encoding flagellar biosynthetic protein FliO, translating into MDTLVLAARTALALACVLGLIWVVARKAGWGKAGRRAAGPAIEVVGRQALGRHAGVAVLAIGERRLLVGFGEQQVTMLSELDSVEAEDAAAVTEPVTAPVTVRGRLDKPLFSWRKPGPVPTVEAAPAGAPVPSADFAQTLAAAQAESDAPATAAVGTDPTTAAAVALVAANSALTSAARLMPSAVPAQRSAGEHRAIPGLAGSQLADVDLDSSPAPVAASGGSLDGSILAPSTWKQAVSALRERTVRR